The Devosia sp. MC521 genome segment ATTATCTCAACGGCATCTACTTCCATGCCATTGAAAACTCGGCGACCGGCAGCCTCTTCCGCGCTGTTGCTACGGACGGTCACCGCATGGCCCGTGCTGAAATCCCAGCGCCAAATGGCGCCGAAGGCATGAGCGGCATTATCGTCCCGAAGAAGACCGTTGGCGAAGTTCAAAAACTTCTCGATGGTGTTGATGGTGACATCCACGTTGAAGTGTCGGACACCAAGATCCGCTTCACGGTCGGTCCTGTGCTGCTGCTCTCCAAGCTCATCGAAGGCACCTTCCCGGACTACGATCGCGTCACGCCAAAAAACAACGACAAGCTGATGATCGTTGATAAGGCGGGCTTTGCGACTGCAGTTGACCGTGTGTCGACCATCGCTTCGGATCGCGGCGGTAAGGCTGTAAAGCTTCAGGCCTCTAATGGCCTTCTCGAACTCACTGTGACCAATCCGGATCACGGGACGGCAAGCGAAGAAGTGGCGGTTGAGTTCGACGTCGAAGGTTTTGAGATCGGCTTCAATGCCCGTTACCTTCTCGACATCATCACCCAGATCCGCTCTGAAAGCGCCGAGTTCCTGTTTAACGATGCGAACTCGCCAACGCTGGTGAAGGAAGAGGGCGAAGCCAATGCGCTTTATGTCCTCATGCCGATGCGCGTCTAAGAGGCTTCTGCGTTAGAGCCATCTCTTGACTAACAGGACCTCTCCCGTCGGGGGAGGTCTTCCGATTCAAAGGCCTAGTGGGAAAGGGGCTAGAATTTGATCCGCCATCTTTCTCGTATTCGCCTTACCGCCTTCCGGAATTATGCGAGCGCCGCGCTCGACATTGATGAGCGCCATGTTGTGCTCACAGGCGCAAACGGTTCGGGTAAAACCAATCTGTTGGAAGCGGTGTCTGTTTTATCGCCCGGTCGCGGATTGCGCGGGGCCAGCTTTGACACGCTCCAGGGTTACGGCTCAGATCTACCGTGGGCCGTCGCCGCGACGATTGAGACCGAGCTGGGTCCCACAGATATTGGCACCGGCGCCTTGGCCGACGGCGGTCGTCGCGTGCGGATCAATGGGGCCAATGCGCGCTCCATTGAGGCCATGAGTGACTATATGCGCGTGCTCTGGCTCACCCCGGCCATGGATGGGCTTTTCTCGGGGCCCGCAGGCGAACGGCGGCGGTTTCTCGATCGCCTGGTCACGACACTCATCCCTTCACACTCCTCCGCAGTAACTGACTTTGAAAAAGCCATGCGGCAGCGCAATAAGCTGCTTGAAGAGGGCGGGGACGCGCGTTGGCTTTCGGCGGTCGAGGCGCAGATGGCTCAGTTCGGCGCATCGGTCTATCTCAACCGAACTGACAGCCTACAGCATCTTCAGGCGCTGATCGTCGAAAGTGTTGAAGAGGGTAGTTTCCCCGCAGCCCAGTTGTCGCTGACGCCCTTGTTTGACGATGTGGCTGTGCCTGAGACGTCTGCTGACCTTGAAAGTCTTCTGGCGCAACGCTGGCATGATTTGCGGGGTCTAGATCGTGCTGCAGGACGCACCACATCAGGACCGCATAGGGTGGATCTCGAAGTCGTCCACAGCCAAAAGGCGATGCCTGCCGCCTTAGGGTCTACTGGAGAGCAAAAGGCGCTCCTGATCGGGCTTATTTTGGCTCACGCCCGTTTGGTGCGACTGCGCACCGGGATTGTCCCTTTCCTGCTTCTTGACGAAATTGCCGCTCATCTCGACCCAGATCGCCGCCGGGCCCTTTTTGCAGCCCTTGATGGGCTCGAAACGCAGTGTTTTTTGACGGGTACAGACCCTATTCTCTTCGAGGCGCTCGAAGATCGGGCACAAAGAATTACCGTGCGTGATGGGCGCTTGAGCCTTCATTCGCACTAAGCTGCGAGAGGGTGCGGCAATAACGGGCTCAATCCCCGGTCAAACACCGTCAAAGTGCCAATTTCCTTGGGGTTTGCGCCCCTTTGGGCTAGTACTAAAGATATCTGAAATCGAGCGATTCGGACCTCATGAGCGATAGCGAAAACCCGACCCCGAATGAGTATGGTGCCGACAGCATTCGCGTGCTGAAAGGCCTCGACGCGGTGCGTAAACGCCCCGGCATGTACATCGGGGACACGGACGACGGTTCAGGCCTGCACCACATGGTCTATGAGGTGGTTGATAACGCCATCGACGAAGCTCTGGCCGGGCACGCCGATCTTGTGACGGTAACGCTGAACGCAGACGGTTCTTGCACCGTGACCGACAATGGTCGTGGTATTCCTGTGGGCATCCACAAGGAAGAAGGCGTTTCGGCTGCCGAAGTGATCATGACCCAGCTGCACGCTGGCGGTAAGTTCGACCAGAACTCCTACAAGGTTTCCGGTGGCTTGCACGGCGTGGGCGTGTCGGTGGTGAACGCGCTGTCAGTGTTCCTGAAGCTGCGCATTCGTCGCGATGGTCAGATCCACGAGATGAGCTTCACCCATGGCGACGCGAACGAGCCGTTGGCGGTCGTGGGCGAATATGAAGGTCGCTCGGGCACTGAAGTCACCTTCTTGCCAAGCACCGACACCTTCACCATGGTGGAGTTTGATTACAAGACGCTGGAGCATCGCCTGCGCGAGCTCGCGTTCTTGAATTCTGGCGTTCGCATCAATTTGGCGGACAATCGTCCGTCCGAGCCGATCACCACCGAGCTTTTCTACGAAGGTGGTCTTGAGGCCTTCGTGTCCTATCTCGATAAGGGTAAGACGCCCGGCATCGACAAGCCCATCTACATGATCTCGGAAAAAGACGGGATCACAGTGGAAGTGGCGCTGCAGTGGAACGACAGCTACCACGAAAACGTGCTGTGTTTCACCAATAACATCCCCCAGCGCGATGGCGGCACCCACCTTGCAGGTCTGCGCGGTGCGCTGACCCGTCAGGTGACGGGCTATGCCGAAAGCTCTGGCATCACCAAGAAGGAAAAGGTCAATCTCACTGGTGATGACACCCGTGAAGGCTTGACCTGCGTTCTTTCGGTGAAAGTGCCAGATCCCAAGTTCTCGTCCCAGACCAAGGACAAGCTGGTTTCTTCCGAAGTTCGCCCGGTCGTTGAAAACATTGTCAACGAGAAGCTCGGCCAATGGTTTGAAGAGCACCCGGCGGAAGCCAAAGCCATCGTCATGAAGGTGGTGGAAGCGGCGTCGGCGCGTGAAGCGGCGCGCAAGGCACGCGAGTTGACCCGTCGTAAGGGCGCGCTCGAAATTTCCTCGCTCCCCGGCAAGCTTGCAGACTGCCAGGAGCGCGACCCGACAAAGTCTGAAATCTTCATCGTGGAAGGTGACTCCGCGGGTGGTTCCGCCAAGCAGGGGCGTGATCGCTCCAATCAGGCTGTGCTTCCCCTGCGTGGTAAAATCCTCAACGTCGAACGCGCACGCTTTGACCGTATGATCTCGTCTGATCAGGTCGGCACGCTGATCACGGCGCTGGGCACCGGTATTGGTCGCGAAGAGTTTGATCCTGATAAGCTGCGCTATCACAAGATCATCATCATGACCGACGCGGACGTCGACGGCGCGCATATTCGCACCCTGTTGTTGACCTTCTTCTACCGCCAGACCCCAGCTCTGCTGGAACGTGGTCATATCTATATCGCGCAGCCGCCGCTCTATAAGGCAACCCGTGGCCGTTCCGAGCTTTACCTCAAGAACGAACGCGCGCTTGAAGATTACCTGCTTGAAAATGGTATTGAAGACGCTGTCTTTAACACCCGCAACGGCTCAAGCCATGCTGGCGCTGACCTGCTTTCCATTCTGCAGCAGGCCCGTGACATCACCCACGCCATCAACAATCTCAACCTGCGCTACAACCGTAGTCTGGTTGAGCAGGCCGCAATTGTTGGCGGTTTGGATATGGAAGGGCTGACAGAACCTGCAAAGATGCAGGAGACGCTGACCCGCGTATCAAACCGTCTGGATCGCATTTCGGACGAGCTTGAGCGCGGTTGGACGGGTGCGGTCAATGACGAGGACGCCCTTGTCTTCTCGCGCACTGTTCGCGGCGTGACCGAGAACCATGCGATTGACCGGGCGCTGCTTCAGTCCGCCGATGCGCGCAAGCTGCGCCAGATGGCCGAGCGTCTCGATGATCTCTACGGCGGCGTTCCGACACTGACTCGTAAGGGCGATACCATTCCCGTCTATGGTCCCGGTTCGCTGTTTAAGGCTGTCACGGACTTTGGCCGTAAGGGCCTGTCGCTGCAGCGTTATAAAGGTCTTGGCGAGATGAACGCCGAGCAGCTATGGGAAACGACGCTCGATCCAAATGCTCGTACTCTGCTGCGCGTTCAGCTCAATGAAACAGCCGGTGAGGCCGATCAGATTTTCACTCAGTTGATGGGTGACCTGGTTGAACCTCGCCGTGAATTTATTCAGGAAAACGCACTGAACGTTTCTAACCTGGACGTGTAAGGCCGGGGATAAGTTTGACGATAAAAGCGGCTCCTTCGGGGGCCGCTTTTTTGTTTTGGGCGAGCCGAAATTGTTCAGGAAATCGAACATCACTGTTCCCTGCGCGGGGGTTATCTCGGGGGCCGACAGCGCCTAGATTGGCTGTCAATGTTGCGTCATAGCGCTGAAAGGTTTGCCATGAAAAAGATTGGCTTTTTGTCCTTTGGACATTGGAGTGCTGCACCCAATTCCCAAGCGCGGAGCGCTTCGGATGTTTTGCTGCAGTCGATTGATTTAGCTGTTGCCGCAGAAGAACTTGGCGCTGATGGCGCGTATTTCCGCGTGCACCATTTTGCCCGCCAACTGGCTTCGCCTTTCCCTCTTTTGGCGGCTATTGGCGCGAAAACCAAAAAGATCGAAATCGGCACGGCCGTTATCGATATGCGCTATGAGAACCCGCTCTATATGGCGGAGGACGCTGGCGCGGCAGATCTCATTTCGGGCGGCCGTTTGCAGCTTGGTATTAGCCGCGGCTCGCCGGAGCAGGTGATCGATGGCTATCGCTACTTCGGCTACAACCCGGAAGAGGGCAAAACAGATCAGGACATGGCGCGCCAAAACGCAGAGGTATTCTGGGAGGTGTTGAAGGGGCGCGGGTTCGCGCAGCCTAACCCACGGCCGATGTTCCCAAATCCGCCGGGCCTCCTGCGTCTCGAGCCACATTCTGAAGGTCTTCGTGACCGGATTTGGTGGGGTGCAGCGAGCGATGCGACGGCGATTTGGGCTGCGCAGCTCGGGATGAATTTGCAGTCTTCGACGCTCAAATTTGATGAGAGCGGCAAGCCCTTCCATGTCCAGCAAGCCGAACAAATTCGGGCTTATCGGGCTGCTTGGAAAGAAGCGGGACATGAGCGGGAGCCGCGTGTTTCGGTGAGCCGTTCGATCTTTGCGATCACCTCTGACGAGGACCGGGCCTACTTTGGCGCAGGTCAGCGTGAGGAAGATCAGTTCGGCTATATTGAGCCAGAAAAACGCGCTGTGTTTGGGCGCGGTTATACCGGCGCGCCGGAGCGCATTATTGAAGAGCTGCGGCAGGATGAGGCGATTGCCGAAGCCGACACCCTGCTCATCACGGTGCCGAACCAACTGGGCGTCGACTATAATGCTCACGTGATCGAGAACATTCTCAAGCACGTGGCTCCGGCGCTGGGCTGGCGCTAAGACGTGACGAGATGAAGGGGCTCCGAATATTTGTGGGGCCCTTTTTGCAGCATTGGCCCGCTATGGCATTTTATGGGCGGAGTGCTGGCATTTATTGGCCTCCCAATAGGCATCTACGCGCGAAAAAGAGCCTGAGGCCAAAAATTCTACCTGCGCAGCGAAGGCCATAGCGCGGCATTCGTCTGGTCCGGCGACGACGTGAACGAGTTCATGTAAAATGGTGAGGGTGCGTAGCCCATCTGAGCCTTGCCGCGAAAACTGCGGGCAGAGGGTTAGCGTGATTGTATCATCGCGGGGCGGGGTGGTGACAAATGCCGCAAACTTACCGCAGAGGCCGCTGGTGTCGGGCTGATCGAAAATGATGAGCTCGACGGTTTTGCCCCAATAGGGTGAGGCAAAGCGGCGGTGCTCGAGGGCGTCGCTATAGGCGCGCAGATCGATGTCGAAGGCAGCGCCGTTCAGTGCGGGCGCAGCAGAGCGAAAATAGGCTTTCGCATCATCGAGCGCGCGGCCAATAGGGTCTGCTTGCGTTGGGACAACGCAGGAGAACACGGCGAAAAGAACCAAAAGCCAAAGACGCATTTGGTTGTTCTCGCCGCAAATTGTGGCAGTGACAAGCCTAGGTTTTGAGGAAGCGGATCAGGTCTGCGACCAACTCGGTTTTGTGGGTCGCAAAGAGCCCGTGCGGGCCATCATATTCAATCAGCGTCGCGTTCTTGATCCCGTCGACAGCGGCATGCGCGGAGGCTTCAATCGGCACCGTCTTGTCCTTAGTGCCGTGAATAATGAGGGTTGGAACGTTAAAGGCTGCAAGATCGGGCCGGAAATCGGTCGTGGCGAACGCCGCCGCGCAGGCTAGAGTTGGTTTTAGCCCTGCCTGCATGGCAACGGCCCAAGCGTGGTGAACTTCTTCGTCAGAGGTGGCGTTGCCGAAGAGGCCAATCCCGAAAAAGTCCTGAAAGAAGCTGGCAAAGAACTTGGCGCGGTCCTCTTTCATGCCTGCTGTCATGTCGTCGAAAACCGATTGCTGCGTGCCGTTGGGATTGTCCTCAGTCTTGAGCATATAGGGCACGACGGAGGCGACTAGCGCTGCGTGGCTGATTTTAGCGCCACCGTGGCGGGACATATAGCGGGCGACTTCGCCCCCGCCCATGGAAAAACCAACCAGGGCCGCATCATCTGCCCCGGTATGGGCAATGACATCGGCGAGATCATCAGCCAGCGTGTCATAATCATAGCCTTCCCAAGGCTGTTCGGATCGGCCAAATCCCCGGCGGTCATAGCTGATGGCGCGGAAGCCCGCCTCAGCGAGCGCCAAAGCGCCATCGTCCCAGCTGTCGGCTGAGAGGGGCCAGCCATGAAGCAGGATCACAGGGCGTCCTGTGCCCCAATCCTTGTAATAGAGCGCGGTGCCGTCACGGGTGTTGAGATAGGGCATATCAGCCTCCAGGGGTTTTCCTGAGAAGGGTGGTGGCCCCAAATTGTTCCCAAGTGTCGGCTCCTGCGCGCATGGGTTAAGCCTACTCCCTTGTTTCTACACGGATCGGTGAGCCGCTAAACGCTCTACAAAGTGCCACATTTTGGGGCGATAAGGCGCAATCGCGCTGCGAAGCAATGGGGAAGGGTGCGTTCATCTTCTCCATTCGCTCGGCCGTGGTTTCCCTCAGCTTGGGAAAGAGGTAGAAGCTGCGTAATCCACTTCTGGACAGGACTGCTTGATGGACTTCCGCATTTCGGCCGATGACCGCGTTGGTGCCCCAGCCAAATCGCAGGGTAAAGCTCAAAGCCGCACCGCGCCTAAGGGGCAGCGTCAAGAGCCGTCCCTGTCTGGTGCCAGCATGGGCGAGAGCATGAGCTTCTCGGTTGATGCCGAACCGCCGCGCGTCGGCGGTGGC includes the following:
- the dnaN gene encoding DNA polymerase III subunit beta, producing the protein MKVTLERNHLLKSLSHVHRVVERRNTYPILANVLFKASEDHIELRATDLDIEVTESVPAMVSTPGSTTVPAHTLYEIVRKLADGSEVKLETDGGDNMVLTSGRSRFNLACLSPDSFPDLKSGTFAHEFDIAASSLRELIERTQFAISNEETRYYLNGIYFHAIENSATGSLFRAVATDGHRMARAEIPAPNGAEGMSGIIVPKKTVGEVQKLLDGVDGDIHVEVSDTKIRFTVGPVLLLSKLIEGTFPDYDRVTPKNNDKLMIVDKAGFATAVDRVSTIASDRGGKAVKLQASNGLLELTVTNPDHGTASEEVAVEFDVEGFEIGFNARYLLDIITQIRSESAEFLFNDANSPTLVKEEGEANALYVLMPMRV
- the recF gene encoding DNA replication/repair protein RecF, whose product is MIRHLSRIRLTAFRNYASAALDIDERHVVLTGANGSGKTNLLEAVSVLSPGRGLRGASFDTLQGYGSDLPWAVAATIETELGPTDIGTGALADGGRRVRINGANARSIEAMSDYMRVLWLTPAMDGLFSGPAGERRRFLDRLVTTLIPSHSSAVTDFEKAMRQRNKLLEEGGDARWLSAVEAQMAQFGASVYLNRTDSLQHLQALIVESVEEGSFPAAQLSLTPLFDDVAVPETSADLESLLAQRWHDLRGLDRAAGRTTSGPHRVDLEVVHSQKAMPAALGSTGEQKALLIGLILAHARLVRLRTGIVPFLLLDEIAAHLDPDRRRALFAALDGLETQCFLTGTDPILFEALEDRAQRITVRDGRLSLHSH
- the gyrB gene encoding DNA topoisomerase (ATP-hydrolyzing) subunit B — translated: MSDSENPTPNEYGADSIRVLKGLDAVRKRPGMYIGDTDDGSGLHHMVYEVVDNAIDEALAGHADLVTVTLNADGSCTVTDNGRGIPVGIHKEEGVSAAEVIMTQLHAGGKFDQNSYKVSGGLHGVGVSVVNALSVFLKLRIRRDGQIHEMSFTHGDANEPLAVVGEYEGRSGTEVTFLPSTDTFTMVEFDYKTLEHRLRELAFLNSGVRINLADNRPSEPITTELFYEGGLEAFVSYLDKGKTPGIDKPIYMISEKDGITVEVALQWNDSYHENVLCFTNNIPQRDGGTHLAGLRGALTRQVTGYAESSGITKKEKVNLTGDDTREGLTCVLSVKVPDPKFSSQTKDKLVSSEVRPVVENIVNEKLGQWFEEHPAEAKAIVMKVVEAASAREAARKARELTRRKGALEISSLPGKLADCQERDPTKSEIFIVEGDSAGGSAKQGRDRSNQAVLPLRGKILNVERARFDRMISSDQVGTLITALGTGIGREEFDPDKLRYHKIIIMTDADVDGAHIRTLLLTFFYRQTPALLERGHIYIAQPPLYKATRGRSELYLKNERALEDYLLENGIEDAVFNTRNGSSHAGADLLSILQQARDITHAINNLNLRYNRSLVEQAAIVGGLDMEGLTEPAKMQETLTRVSNRLDRISDELERGWTGAVNDEDALVFSRTVRGVTENHAIDRALLQSADARKLRQMAERLDDLYGGVPTLTRKGDTIPVYGPGSLFKAVTDFGRKGLSLQRYKGLGEMNAEQLWETTLDPNARTLLRVQLNETAGEADQIFTQLMGDLVEPRREFIQENALNVSNLDV
- a CDS encoding LLM class flavin-dependent oxidoreductase — translated: MKKIGFLSFGHWSAAPNSQARSASDVLLQSIDLAVAAEELGADGAYFRVHHFARQLASPFPLLAAIGAKTKKIEIGTAVIDMRYENPLYMAEDAGAADLISGGRLQLGISRGSPEQVIDGYRYFGYNPEEGKTDQDMARQNAEVFWEVLKGRGFAQPNPRPMFPNPPGLLRLEPHSEGLRDRIWWGAASDATAIWAAQLGMNLQSSTLKFDESGKPFHVQQAEQIRAYRAAWKEAGHEREPRVSVSRSIFAITSDEDRAYFGAGQREEDQFGYIEPEKRAVFGRGYTGAPERIIEELRQDEAIAEADTLLITVPNQLGVDYNAHVIENILKHVAPALGWR
- a CDS encoding alpha/beta hydrolase encodes the protein MPYLNTRDGTALYYKDWGTGRPVILLHGWPLSADSWDDGALALAEAGFRAISYDRRGFGRSEQPWEGYDYDTLADDLADVIAHTGADDAALVGFSMGGGEVARYMSRHGGAKISHAALVASVVPYMLKTEDNPNGTQQSVFDDMTAGMKEDRAKFFASFFQDFFGIGLFGNATSDEEVHHAWAVAMQAGLKPTLACAAAFATTDFRPDLAAFNVPTLIIHGTKDKTVPIEASAHAAVDGIKNATLIEYDGPHGLFATHKTELVADLIRFLKT